The Procambarus clarkii isolate CNS0578487 chromosome 46, FALCON_Pclarkii_2.0, whole genome shotgun sequence genome includes a region encoding these proteins:
- the LOC138350588 gene encoding zinc finger protein 708-like: protein MKKHMLVHSDEKPHECLECGKKFRRLGDVKTHTLVHLGYKLHKCPECGKRFGHRGTLRKHRKVHMDQKPIECTECGKKFRERGQLIQHRLVHSGDKPHECPECGKRFRQLGHMKRHRMVHTDLKPFECAECGKKFKERGTIIKHILVHSDDKPYECPECGKRFNQLETIKKHRKVHMDQKPFECGECGKKFRERGQLIQHRLVHSGEKHHECPECGKRFGRLGHMKRHMMVHTDKKPFECAECGKKFKERGTIIKHKLVHSGDKPYECLECGKRFRQRGTMKRHMMVHMALKPFECTECGKKFKERGTIIHHMFVHSGEKPHECPECGKRFNRLGNMKMHKMIHSRDKLKFGKTLIPKFSSYKK from the coding sequence ATGAAgaaacacatgttagtgcattcggatgagaaacctcatgagtgtctagAGTGCGGGAAGAAATTCAGGCGTCTTGGAGATGTGAAAACTCACACATTAGTGCATTTAGGTTACAAacttcataagtgtccagagtgtgggaagagattcggtCACCGTGGTACTTTAAGGAAGCACAGGAAGGTGCATATGGATCAAAAACCTATTGAATGTACCGAGTGtggtaaaaaatttagagaacgtggacaaTTAATACAACAtaggttagtgcattcaggtgataaacctcacgagtgtccagaatgtgggaagagattcagacaGCTTGGGCATATGAAGagacacaggatggtgcatacggatctaaaaccttttgaatgtgctgagtgtggcaaaaaatttaaagaacgtggaactataataaaacACATTTTAGTGCATTCAGATGACAAACcttatgaatgtccagagtgtgggaagagattcaatcaaCTTGAAACTATAAAGAAGCACAGGAAGGTGCATATGGATCAAAAACCTTTTGAATGTggtgagtgtggcaaaaaatttagagaacgtggacaaTTAATACAACAcaggttagtgcattcaggtgagaaacatcacgagtgtccagagtgtggaaagagattcggGCGTCTTGGGCATATGAAGAGACACATGATGGTACATACGGATAAAAAACCTtttgaatgtgctgagtgtggcaaaaaatttaaagaacgtggaactataataaagcacaagttagtgcattcaggtgacaaaccttatgaatgtctagagtgtgggaagagattcaggcagCGTGGAACTATGAAGAGGCACATGATGGTGCATATGGCTCTAAAACCTTTTGAATGtactgagtgtggcaaaaaatttaaagaACGTGGAACCATAATACATCACATGTTTGtacattcaggtgagaaacctcatgagtgtccagagtgtgggaaaagattcaatcgtcttggaaatatgaagatgcACAAGATGATACATTCACGTGATAAGCTGAAATTTGGTAAAACATTGATTCCGAAATTTAGCtcctataagaaatag